In Eucalyptus grandis isolate ANBG69807.140 chromosome 4, ASM1654582v1, whole genome shotgun sequence, the following proteins share a genomic window:
- the LOC104443114 gene encoding glycosyl hydrolase 5 family protein yields the protein MSSAEHDWYQYIRTAATKLHRANPNVLVILSGLTWASNLGFLRKRPVGLHLGRKPVHESHRYSFRADWKIWEVQPVDRVCADAVQRMDDQVGFLSSGPGAAPLFLGELGLDQTGKSRADDWLLSCFMGYAAGKDLDWALWALQGSYYYRERVVRPEKTFGVVDFNWDGLRNPKFGERFQQVHTMIQDPSSNSPMSYIMYHPQSGLCIRANNNHEIGTAERQLWSRWSHYRDGGPIRLMGTPLCLQALGDGLPPALSNDCSSQRSAWRSISNSKLHVAATDEHGNRLCLEKKSNESSVILTRKCICVDDDSGCMENPQGQWFKFVPTNT from the exons ATGAGCTCCGCCGAGCACGACTGGTACCAGTACATTCGCACTGCAGCGACCAAGCTCCACCGGGCCAACCCGAACGTGCTGGTCATCCTCTCGGGCCTGACTTGGGCCTCCAATCTCGGCTTCCTGAGGAAGAGGCCCGTGGGCCTCCACTTGGGCCGCAAACCGGTCCACGAATCCCACCGGTACTCGTTCAGAGCGGACTGGAAGATCTGGGAGGTCCAGCCCGTGGACCGGGTCTGCGCCGACGCCGTGCAGAGGATGGATGACCAAGTTGGGTTCCTCTCGAGCGGCCCCGGCGCGGCCCCGCTGTTCCTAGGTGAGTTGGGGCTTGACCAGACCGGGAAAAGCCGGGCTGATGACTGGTTACTGAGCTGCTTCATGGGGTACGCCGCGGGGAAAGACTTGGACTGGGCCTTGTGGGCATTGCAGGGGAGCTATTATTACCGGGAAAGGGTCGTCAGGCCTGAAAAGACCTTCGGCGTGGTCGATTTCAATTGGGATGGGCTCCGAAACCCAAAGTTTGGGGAGAGGTTTCAACAAGTGCATACGATGATTCAAG ATCCGAGCTCCAATTCACCCATGTCCTACATCATGTACCACCCGCAAAGCGGCCTCTGCATCCGAGCAAATAACAACCACGAGATTGGCACGGCTGAGCGCCAGCTTTGGAGCAGGTGGAGCCACTACCGAGACGGCGGCCCGATCAGGTTGATGGGCACTCCTCTCTGCCTCCAAGCCCTCGGCGATGGGCTCCCGCCGGCGCTTTCCAACGACTGCTCGAGCCAGCGAAGCGCTTGGAGATCAATCTCCAACTCGAAGCTTCACGTAGCAGCCACGGATGAACATGGGAACCGCCTCTGCTTGGAGAAGAAGTCGAATGAATCTTCCGTGATCTTGACCAGGAAGTGCATCTGCGTTGATGATGATTCTGGGTGCATGGAGAATCCACAGGGCCAGTGGTTCAAGTTCGTGCCCACGAATACGTGA
- the LOC104441707 gene encoding probable membrane-associated kinase regulator 2 — protein sequence MEAFSLLKYWRGGGVGGGGGDPRAAPVPATTTIFATASAVSRSSPETDEDDDDGDDGPFFDLEFAPVPEDEDDGEKPEEGEEEGERQKRDEPSNDEDDSDSECGGGDEDGDDVEREFDFTLSSGSSGSSHDCSDANIVSSLSPSDDLFFKGKLVPIQPSDPDSTKPPSFPAAASLLKSATKFRVFMLGLKKSKLVNTLEKAEKTETSEEPCLTVTTPPQKARAQENSNTNKKQSNSGSSSSKFFTVKFKVEEVPLVSLFTRDNSSRSASGAKPQQKQTSEDDAASGDERRFAREAMRRYLKKVKPFYIRVSKRYGERLGLSGQLGHAVFEPTEGEKSRSKASAVAEVGSGGQGRSQRRGQGQGQGNSSIPAGLRVVCKHLGKSRSASSAVAAAPGGQAAAAAASRRDDSLLQQQDGIQSAILHCKRSFNASRDSESSLLARSVSDPLSKDASRSSPEEGGK from the exons atggaagcttttagcctCCTCAAGTACtggcgcggcggcggcgtcggcggcggcggcggcgaccctCGCGCCGCTCCCGTCCCGGCCACTACCACCATCTTCGCCACCGCCTCCGCAGTCTCCCGCTCTTCTCCCGAGACAgacgaagacgacgacgacggggACGACGGGCCGTTCTTCGACCTGGAGTTCGCCCCTGTTCCCGAGGACGAGGACGACGGGGAGAAGCccgaggagggggaggaggaaggggaGAGACAGAAGCGGGACGAGCCCAGCAACGACGAGGACGACAGTGACAGTGAATGCGGAGGTGGCGACGAGGATGGCGACGACGTGGAGAGAGAGTTCGACTTCACTCTCTCTTCTGGGTCGTCCGGGTCGAGCCACGACTGCTCGGACGCGAACATCGtgtcgtctctctctccctccgacGATCTCTTCTTCAAAGGGAAGCTCGTGCCCATCCAGCCCTCCGACCCCGACTCCACCAAGCCTCCGTCATttcccgccgccgcctcgcTGCTGAAGTCTGCCACCAAGTTTCGCGTCTTCATGTTGGGCCTCAAGAAGTCAAAGCTCGTAAACACGCTCGAGAAAGCAGAGAAGACGGAGACGTCGGAAGAGCCGTGTCTCACCGTCACAACGCCGCCGCAGAAAGCGAGAGCTCAAGAAAATAGCAACACCAACAAGAAGCAAAGCAacagcggcagcagcagcagcaagttCTTCACGGTGAAGTTCAAGGTCGAGGAAGTCCCGCTCGTCTCTCTCTTCACTCGCGACAACAGCTCGAGGAGCGCCTCCGGCGCGAAGCCGCAGCAGAAACAGACCTCCGAGGATGACGCGGCGAGCGGCGACGAGAGACGCTTCGCGAGGGAGGCGATGCGACGATATCTTAAGAAGGTGAAGCCATTCTACATCCGCGTCTCCAAGCGGTACGGCGAGAGGCTGGGGCTCTCCGGGCAGCTCGGCCACGCCGTGTTTGAGCCGACGGAGGGCGAGAAGAGCCGGTCGAAGGCCTCGGCCGTAGCGGAGGTCGGCAGCGGCGGCCAGGGAAGGAGCCAGAGGCGGGGGCAGGGGCAGGGGCAGGGAAATAGTAGCATCCCAGCTGGGCTGAGGGTGGTGTGCAAGCATCTAGGGAAGAGCcgctcggcctcgtcggccgTAGCCGCAGCGCCGGGAGGGCAGGCGGCTGCGGCGGCAGCGTCGAGGAGAGACGATTCGCTGCTGCAGCAGCAGGATGGGATCCAGAGCGCCATCTTGCATTGCAAGAGATCCTTCAATGCCTCGCGAG ACTCGGAATCGTCGCTGTTGGCGAGGTCAGTGAGCGATCCGCTGAGCAAGGACGCATCAAGAAGTTCGCCGGAGGAGGGCGGAAAATGA
- the LOC104441708 gene encoding uncharacterized protein LOC104441708: protein MPEKEQARPLAPATYIARSDEDEAMSAHFTLRRPRYLKCCGVTAALFLILAVVALVLFFTVFHVKDPIVRMTRVQIPQLAQLVANQTALSGGANIIAVAEVSVKNPNVASFRYGNSTTRIDYGGEVVGEGRIPAGKAPARRTQRLNVTVEVSPAKIMAAPRLGDDMAAGILKMESYTKIDGRVKILRIIRKRVVVTLNCNITYTINTSAIQEDCRPHVSF, encoded by the coding sequence aTGCCCGAGAAAGAGCAAGCCCGGCCCCTCGCGCCGGCCACGTACATCGCCCGCAGCGACGAAGATGAAGCCATGTCGGCCCACTTCACGCTCCGCCGGCCGAGGTACCTCAAGTGCTGCGGCGTCACCGCCGCGCTCTTCCTCATCCTCGCCGTCGTCGCCCTCGTCCTCTTCTTCACCGTCTTCCACGTCAAGGACCCGATCGTCCGGATGACCCGGGTCCAGATCCCCCAGCTCGCCCAGCTGGTCGCGAACCAGACGGCGCTCTCCGGCGGCGCCAACATCATCGCCGTCGCCGAGGTCTCGGTCAAGAACCCGAACGTCGCGTCCTTCCGGTACGGGAACTCCACGACGCGGATAGACTACGGCGGGGAGGTCGTGGGCGAGGGCAGGATCCCGGCGGGGAAGGCGCCGGCGCGGCGGACGCAGCGCTTGAACGTGACGGTGGAGGTGTCCCCGGCGAAAATAATGGCGGCGCCGAGGCTGGGCGACGACATGGCCGCCGGGATCCTGAAGATGGAGAGCTACACGAAGATCGACGGGAGGGTGAAGATACTGAGGATCATAAGGAAGCGCGTGGTGGTGACGCTGAACTGCAACATCACGTACACGATCAACACGTCAGCGATCCAAGAAGACTGCAGACCGCACGTTTCGTTCTGA
- the LOC104443115 gene encoding late embryogenesis abundant protein At1g64065-like, with protein MPEGGPTRPIAPSGPRLRSDDVELAHFAKPPPGRNQRRRAGKCFVYTLALIVILCAAFLGFALTVLRVKTPGLRLRRVDVKTLSYSAAAAGASSSASLNATLVGEAVLRNANFGGFEFSNGTAVSVIYGGAALGGGKIEGGRAGARERARVTVKMEVRSSELAADVDGSRNLASDVGSGTVKLTSYAKMRGRVTVLGWIKRWRTAEMNCTMSLELPGRIVRDLQCN; from the coding sequence ATGCCTGAAGGAGGCCCGACACGCCCGATCGCGCCCTCCGGACCCCGCCTCCGGAGCGACGACGTGGAGCTCGCCCACTTCGCCAAGCCGCCCCCTGGCCGCAACCAGAGGCGGAGAGCCGGCAAGTGCTTCGTCTACACACTCGCCCTGATCGTCATCCTCTGCGCTGCCTTCCTCGGGTTCGCCCTCACCGTCCTCCGCGTCAAGACCCCCGGGCTCAGGCTCCGCCGCGTCGACGTCAAGACCCTAAGCtactccgccgccgccgccggggccTCCTCCTCGGCTTCCTTGAACGCGACGCTGGTCGGGGAGGCCGTCCTCCGGAACGCAAACTTCGGGGGGTTCGAGTTCTCGAACGGCACGGCGGTGAGCGTGATCTACGGAGGGGCGGCGCTGGGCGGGGGGAAGATCGAAGGAGGGAGAGCGGGGGCGAGGGAGAGGGCGAGGGTGACGGTGAAGATGGAGGTGCGGTCGAGCGAGCTGGCGGCGGACGTCGACGGGAGCAGGAACCTGGCCAGCGACGTCGGCTCCGGGACGGTGAAGCTGACGAGCTACGCGAAGATGAGAGGGAGAGTGACGGTGCTGGGGTGGATCAagcggtggcggacggcggaGATGAACTGCACCATGAGCCTCGAATTGCCCGGCCGGATCGTCCGGGATTTGCAGTGTAACTGA
- the LOC104441709 gene encoding late embryogenesis abundant protein At1g64065 has product MEKNQQVDPLAPTGGQYPRSDQESLSNNTEQEKRQKRLKWAAYIAAFTVFQVIVILVFVLVIMKVHTPKFRIGTPRLASQAAVSAQSDSFFNATLVTPFRLKNSNFGPYKYDSTTVLFKYDGTVVGQVDVPKGKANFKSTKKFDLTVTVDTNSLTNTSRTRLGDDLLAGNVTLTSSANLNGKVELMLIFKKKKSTSMDCTMAIVGETVQSVNCE; this is encoded by the coding sequence ATGGAGAAGAACCAGCAGGTGGATCCTCTTGCGCCAACCGGTGGCCAATACCCTAGAAGTGACCAAGAGTCCTTGAGCAATAACACGGAACAAGAGAAGCGCCAGAAGAGGCTCAAGTGGGCTGCGTACATCGCCGCCTTCACCGTGTTTCAGGTTATCGTCATTCTCGTCTTCGTCCTCGTCATCATGAAGGTGCATACCCCGAAATTCCGCATCGGGACGCCCCGCCTCGCGTCCCAGGCAGCCGTTTCCGCTCAGTCTGACTCGTTTTTCAACGCGACCCTCGTCACACCCTTCAGGCTCAAGAACTCCAACTTCGGTCCTTACAAGTACGACTCCACCACCGTCTTATTTAAGTATGATGGTACCGTCGTGGGGCAGGTTGATGTCCCCAAGGGCAAGGCCAACTTCAAGTCCACAAAAAAGTTCGATCTCACGGTCACGGTGGACACCAACTCTTTGACCAACACTTCGAGGACGAGGCTCGGGGACGACTTGCTCGCCGGGAACGTGACGCTGACGAGCTCGGCAAATCTGAACGGTAAGGTCGAGTTGATGCtcatcttcaagaagaagaagtccaCGAGCATGGATTGCACCATGGCGATAGTAGGAGAAACTGTTCAATCGGTGAATTGTGAATGA